A window of the Budorcas taxicolor isolate Tak-1 chromosome 10, Takin1.1, whole genome shotgun sequence genome harbors these coding sequences:
- the LOC128054767 gene encoding olfactory receptor 11G2-like, whose translation MNMSSRETTHSVTHFILLGFSSSPEMQLLYFGLFSAAYILTLMGNTAIVCAVRWDQRLHTPMYIFLGNFSFLEICYVTTTVPNMLANFLSSSKSISFVSCFAQFYFFFSFGCDEGFYLCIMAFDRYLAICRPLHYPRIMTKELYTGLVIFGWSGGFILFVTPVVLVSRLPFCSPNIIDHFICDPVPLMMLSCSEDNTTQLIYSIFNVIFMIGTFLFILCSYALVILAVLRMPSAASKRKAFSTCASHLAVVILFFGSVMVMYISPGSGHPVKMQKFITLFYSVITPLCNPLIYSLRNKNMKAALMKVLGLDNMLIKYK comes from the coding sequence ATGAATATGTCCAGCAGAGAAACCACCCACTCTGTTACACACTTTATCCTCCTGGGCTTTTCCTCAAGCCCAGAAATGCAGCTCCTCTACTTCGGGCTCTTCTCAGCAGCCTATATCCTGACCCTGATGGGGAACACAGCCATTGTCTGTGCTGTGCGGTGGGATCAGCGCCTTCACACCCCCATGTACATCTTCTTGGGGAATTTCTCTTTCCTGGAAATATGTTATGTCACCACAACCGTCCCTAATATGTTGGCCAACTTCCTGTCCTCAAGCAAGTCCATCTCCTTCGTGAGTTGTTTTGCACAGTTCTACTTCTTCTTCTCTTTCGGGTGTGATGAGGGCTTCTACCTTTGCATCATGGCCTTTGACAGGTATCTTGCCATCTGCCGTCCTCTGCATTACCCACGCATCATGACCAAAGAGCTCTACACTGGCCTCGTCATCTTTGGGTGGTCCGGTGGGTTCATTCTCTTCGTAACCCCAGTTGTTCTCGTTTCACGGTTGCCCTTTTGCAGCCCAAATATCATTGACCATTTTATATGTGATCCTGTCCCATTGATGATGCTGTCTTGTTCTGAAGACAACACCACACAACTCATTTactctatttttaatgttattttcatgATTGGTACGTTTCTTTTCATCCTTTGCTCCTATGCACTGGTGATTCTGGCTGTGTTAAGGATGCCCTCAGCAGCTAGCAAACGCAAGGCATTCTCTACTTGTGCGTCTCATCTGGctgtggtaattctgttttttggCTCTGTTATGGTGATGTATATTAGTCCTGGATCAGGACACCCAGTGAAAATGCAAAAATTCATTACCTTATTTTATTCTGTGATAACACCTTTATGCAATCCTCTAATATATAGCCTCAGGAACAAGAACATGAAGGCTGCCCTAATGAAAGTCTTGGGACTGGACAACATgttaataaaatacaaatga
- the LOC128054768 gene encoding olfactory receptor 11H6-like: protein MYILLANFSFLEMWYVTSTVPSMLANFLSETKTISFSGCFLQFYFFFSMGTTETFILSAMAFDRYLAICRPLYYPTVMTVQRCIRMGACCWVCGFSCFLLPVYLISQLPFCGPNTIDHFLCDPGPLMKLSCVPAPATEIICATFNSVLIFSTFLFITSSYTLVIRAVLRVPSAEGRHKAFSTCGSHLAVVSLFYGSIMVMYVSPTAGNPAGIQKIVTLFYSVMTPLFNPLIYSLRNKEMKEALRKLFRSVIFGQRKPLKN from the coding sequence atgtacatCCTGCTGGCCAATTTTTCCTTCCTGGAGATGTGGTATGTCACTTCTACTGTCCCCAGTATGCTAGCCAACTTTCTCTCTGAGACCAAGaccatctccttctctggctGCTTCCTCCAGTTCTACTTCTTCTTCTCCATGGGCACCACTGAGACCTTCATATTGTCTGCCATGGCCTTTGACAGGTACCTTGCCATCTGCAGGCCCCTTTACTACCCCACTGTCATGACAGTGCAACGCTGCATCAGAATGGGAGCCTGCTGCTGGGTGTGtggcttttcctgttttcttctcccAGTTTATCTCATCTCCCAGCTTCCTTTTTGTGGCCCCAATACTATTGATCACTTCCTATGTGACCCAGGACCCCTTATGAAGTTGTCTTGCGTGCCAGCTCCTGCCACTGAGATTATCTGTGCCACCTTTAATTCAGTCCTAATTTTTTCCACTTTCCTGTTCATTACCAGCTCCTACACCCTGGTGATCAGAGCTGTGCTTAGGGTCCCCTCAGCAGAAGGCCGGCATAAGGCTTTCTCTACATGTGGCTCCCATCTGGCTGTCGTGTCTCTGTTCTATGGCTCCATCATGGTGATGTATGTGAGCCCAACGGCAGGCAATCCAGCAGGAATTCAGAAAATTGTGACCTTATTTTATTCTGTGATGACCCCACTTTTCAATCCCTTGATCTACAGCCTCCGGAATAAGGAAATGAAGGAGGCCCTGAGAAAACTATTTAGGAGCGTGATATTTGGTCAAAGAAAGCCTCTCAAGAACTAG
- the LOC128054077 gene encoding olfactory receptor 11H12-like, which yields MINTCLLNLQVTDPMNISEPDSSFAFVREFILLGFSYEWKIQSLLFSLCLTIYALTITGNGAIICALWCDQRLHIPMYIFLGNFSFLEIWYVSSTVPKMLVNFLSDKKTISFVGCFLQFYFFFSLGTTECLLLAVMAFDRYLAICRPLHYPNIMTGHLCTKLVLICWVCGFLWFLIPIVLISRMPFCGPNIIDHVVCDPGPLFALACVSAPKTQLLCYSLSSIVIFGNFLFILGSYTLVLTAVLHMPSATGRQKAFSTCGSHLAVVSLFYGFLMVMYVSPGLRHSAGMQKVATLFYAMVTPLFNPFIYSFRNKEIKAALRKLLGSFNVM from the coding sequence ATGATAAATACATGTCTTTTGAACTTGCAGGTTACTGATCCaatgaacatctctgagccaGATTCCAGCTTTGCTTTCGTAAGAGAATTTATACTCCTAGGTTTTTCTTATGAGTGGAAGATTCAGAGCCTCCTCTTCTCACTCTGCCTTACAATATATGCTCTGACTATAACAGGGAATGGGGCCATTATTTGTGCTTTATGGTGTGACCAGCGACTCCACATTCCCATGTACATATTCCTGGGGAATTTTTCCTTTCTAGAGATCTGGTATGTCTCTTCTACAGTCCCCAAGATGTTGGTCAACTTCCTCTCAGATAAAAAGACCATCTCCTTTGTTGGATGTTTcctacagttttatttctttttttccctgggaACGACTGAATGCTTACTTTTGGCTGTCATGGCCTTTGATCGGTACCTTGCAATCTGCCGTCCCTTGCACTACCCTAATATCATGACTGGGCATCTCTGTACCAAACTGGTCCTTATCTGCTGGGTCTGTGGATTTCTGTGGTTCCTGATCCCCATTGTTCTCATTTCTCGGATGCCCTTCTGTGGACCAAACATCATTGACCATGTTGTGTGTGACCCAGGACCACTGTTCGCATTGGCATGTGTCTCTGCCCCCAAAACCCAATTGCTTTGCTACAGTCTAAGCTCAATAGTTATCTTTGGTAACTTCCTCTTCATCCTCGGGTCCTATACTCTCGTGCTAACAGCTGTGTTGCATATGCCTTCAGCTACTGGGAGACAGaaagccttctccacctgtgggTCTCATCTGGCTGTGGTATCCCTGTTCTACGGCTTTTTGATGGTCATGTACGTGAGCCCAGGGCTCAGACATTCTGCTGGGATGCAGAAAGTTGCAACTTTGTTCTATGCTATGGTGACCCCACTCTTCAATCCCTTTATCTATAGCTTCCGGAATAAGGAGATAAAAGCAGCCTTGAGGAAACTTCTTGGGAGTTTCAACGTAATGTAA